A DNA window from Pungitius pungitius chromosome 1, fPunPun2.1, whole genome shotgun sequence contains the following coding sequences:
- the alas2 gene encoding 5-aminolevulinate synthase, erythroid-specific, mitochondrial isoform X2: MAAFLHHCPFLKSAPKPALRRTGAALLSMADRCPIIVRQISMSGAASLEVAEANVSPGRLNSPQTPTEVQRRQFAQVAAQVAVSVSKGCPFVTSQIGMVRASPEVQEDVQKGLKTLKGSKDSVLPASVSQLLQDNMVGPSYNYDRFFTERISEKKKDHTYRVFKTVNRSAKVFPFAQDYSVPGREDSQVSVWCSNDYLGMSRHPRVLNAIRNAVDNHGAGAGGTRNISGTSNFHVTLERELAQLHQKDAALAFSSCFVANDSTLFTLAKMLPGCEIYSDAGNHASMIQGIRNSQAKRFIFRHNDSQHLEELLQRSDPKTPKIVAFETVHSMDGAICPLEELCDVAHRHGALTFVDEVHAVGLYGAHGAGVGERDNVMHKIDIVSGTLGKAFGCFGGYIASSAALVDTVRSFAAGFIFTTALPPMILAGALESIRFLRSRKGQVLRRSHQRNVKHMRQLLMDKGLPVVNCPSHIIPIQVGNAELNTKVCDILLEKHNIYVQAINYPTVPRGEELLRLAPSPHHNPAMMEYFVEKLVEVWHDVGLLVNGPATASCNFCDRPLHFDLMTEWEKSYFGNMEPQYIKVQA; this comes from the exons ATGGCCGCCTTCCTTCACCACTGCCCCTTCCTGAAGTCTGCTCCGAAGCCGGCTTTGAGGAGAACGGGAGCCGCCTTGCTTTCCATGGCCGATCGATGCCCCATCATCGTCCGCCAGATCAGCATGAGCGGCGCGGCCTCTCTGGAGGTCGCCGAGGCCAACGTCTCACCCGGTCGACTGAACAGTCCCCAAACTCCGACAGAGGTCCAGAGGAGGCAGTTTGCTCAGGTGGCCGCGCAGGTGGCTGTGTCCGTGTCGAAGGGCTGCCCCTTTGTCACCTCCCAGATTGGGATGGTGCGAGCCAGCCCTGAGGTACAGGAGGACGTCCAAAAAG GTTTGAAGACTTTGAAGGGTTCAAAGGATTCAGTCCTTCCAGCATCTGTCAGCCAGCTCCTCCAAGACAACATGG TTGGTCCGAGCTACAACTATGACCGCTTCTTCACTGAGAGGATTTCTGAGAAAAAGAAGGATCACACGTACAGAGTCTTCAAGACTGTGAACCGGAGCGCTAAGGTCTTCCCCTTTGCTCAGGATTACTCCGTCCCCGGGCGGGAAGACTCACAGGTGTCTGTCTGGTGCAGCAATGATTACCTGGGTATGAGTCGGCACCCCCGGGTCCTCAATGCTATCAG AAATGCTGTGGACAACCACGGCGCAGGAGCTGGTGGCACCAGGAACATCTCCGGCACAAGTAACTTCCATGTGACTCTGGAGAGGGAGCTCGCACAGCTGCACCAGAAAGATGCAGCTCtggccttctcctcctgcttcgTGGCGAACGACTCCACACTCTTCACTTTGGCTAAGATGCTGCCAG GGTGCGAGATATACTCCGATGCAGGGAACCACGCATCGATGATTCAGGGCATCAGGAACAGCCAGGCCAAGCGATTCATCTTCCGCCACAATGACAGCCAacacctggaggagctgctccaACGATCAGACCCCAAAACGCCTAAAATAGTGGCATTTGAGACCGTGCACTCAATGGACG GTGCAATTTGTCCTCTGGAAGAGCTGTGTGATGTCGCTCATCGTCACGGAGCTCTGACGTTTGTTGATGAAGTTCACGCTGTGGGCCTGTACGGAGCCCATGGAGCCGGAGTGGGGGAGAGGGACAATGTCATGCACAAGATCGACATTGTTTCAGGGACCTTGG GCAAAGCCTTCGGCTGTTTCGGAGGCTACATCGCCAGCAGCGCCGCCCTGGTTGACACGGTGCGCTCCTTCGCAGCTGGCTTCATCTTCACCACCGCCCTGCCCCCGATGATCCTGGCCGGGGCCCTGGAGTCAATCCGGTTCCTGAGGAGCCGTAAGGGGCAGGTGCTCCGCAGGTCTCACCAGCGGAACGTCAAACACATGAGGCAGCTGCTGATGGATAAGGGCCTACCTGTGGTCAACTGTCCGAGCCACATCATCCCCATACAG GTAGGAAATGCTGAGCTGAACACCAAGGTGTGTGACATCCTGCTGGAGAAGCACAACATATATGTTCAGGCCATCAACTACCCCACAGTGCCTCGTGGTGAGGAGCTGCTGAGGCTGGCGCCGTCTCCTCACCACAACCCGGCCATGATGGAGTACTTTGTGG AGAAACTGGTGGAGGTGTGGCACGACGTGGGGCTCCTGGTCAACGGCCCGGCGACAGCTTCCTGCAACTTCTGTGACCGCCCGCTTCATTTCGACCTCATGACTGAGTGGGAGAAATCCTACTTCGGCAACATGGAACCACAATACATCAAAGTGCAGGCATAA
- the alas2 gene encoding 5-aminolevulinate synthase, erythroid-specific, mitochondrial isoform X1 has translation MAAFLHHCPFLKSAPKPALRRTGAALLSMADRCPIIVRQISMSGAASLEVAEANVSPGRLNSPQTPTEVQRRQFAQVAAQVAVSVSKGCPFVTSQIGMVRASPEVQEDVQKGSILLCYDEDEPNIRDEIATSPTNRHFSCTGLKTLKGSKDSVLPASVSQLLQDNMVGPSYNYDRFFTERISEKKKDHTYRVFKTVNRSAKVFPFAQDYSVPGREDSQVSVWCSNDYLGMSRHPRVLNAIRNAVDNHGAGAGGTRNISGTSNFHVTLERELAQLHQKDAALAFSSCFVANDSTLFTLAKMLPGCEIYSDAGNHASMIQGIRNSQAKRFIFRHNDSQHLEELLQRSDPKTPKIVAFETVHSMDGAICPLEELCDVAHRHGALTFVDEVHAVGLYGAHGAGVGERDNVMHKIDIVSGTLGKAFGCFGGYIASSAALVDTVRSFAAGFIFTTALPPMILAGALESIRFLRSRKGQVLRRSHQRNVKHMRQLLMDKGLPVVNCPSHIIPIQVGNAELNTKVCDILLEKHNIYVQAINYPTVPRGEELLRLAPSPHHNPAMMEYFVEKLVEVWHDVGLLVNGPATASCNFCDRPLHFDLMTEWEKSYFGNMEPQYIKVQA, from the exons ATGGCCGCCTTCCTTCACCACTGCCCCTTCCTGAAGTCTGCTCCGAAGCCGGCTTTGAGGAGAACGGGAGCCGCCTTGCTTTCCATGGCCGATCGATGCCCCATCATCGTCCGCCAGATCAGCATGAGCGGCGCGGCCTCTCTGGAGGTCGCCGAGGCCAACGTCTCACCCGGTCGACTGAACAGTCCCCAAACTCCGACAGAGGTCCAGAGGAGGCAGTTTGCTCAGGTGGCCGCGCAGGTGGCTGTGTCCGTGTCGAAGGGCTGCCCCTTTGTCACCTCCCAGATTGGGATGGTGCGAGCCAGCCCTGAGGTACAGGAGGACGTCCAAAAAGGTAGCATTCTGCTATGTTATGATGAGGATGAACCGAACATACGAGACGAAATAGCAACATCTCCCACTAACAGGCACTTCTCTTGCACAGGTTTGAAGACTTTGAAGGGTTCAAAGGATTCAGTCCTTCCAGCATCTGTCAGCCAGCTCCTCCAAGACAACATGG TTGGTCCGAGCTACAACTATGACCGCTTCTTCACTGAGAGGATTTCTGAGAAAAAGAAGGATCACACGTACAGAGTCTTCAAGACTGTGAACCGGAGCGCTAAGGTCTTCCCCTTTGCTCAGGATTACTCCGTCCCCGGGCGGGAAGACTCACAGGTGTCTGTCTGGTGCAGCAATGATTACCTGGGTATGAGTCGGCACCCCCGGGTCCTCAATGCTATCAG AAATGCTGTGGACAACCACGGCGCAGGAGCTGGTGGCACCAGGAACATCTCCGGCACAAGTAACTTCCATGTGACTCTGGAGAGGGAGCTCGCACAGCTGCACCAGAAAGATGCAGCTCtggccttctcctcctgcttcgTGGCGAACGACTCCACACTCTTCACTTTGGCTAAGATGCTGCCAG GGTGCGAGATATACTCCGATGCAGGGAACCACGCATCGATGATTCAGGGCATCAGGAACAGCCAGGCCAAGCGATTCATCTTCCGCCACAATGACAGCCAacacctggaggagctgctccaACGATCAGACCCCAAAACGCCTAAAATAGTGGCATTTGAGACCGTGCACTCAATGGACG GTGCAATTTGTCCTCTGGAAGAGCTGTGTGATGTCGCTCATCGTCACGGAGCTCTGACGTTTGTTGATGAAGTTCACGCTGTGGGCCTGTACGGAGCCCATGGAGCCGGAGTGGGGGAGAGGGACAATGTCATGCACAAGATCGACATTGTTTCAGGGACCTTGG GCAAAGCCTTCGGCTGTTTCGGAGGCTACATCGCCAGCAGCGCCGCCCTGGTTGACACGGTGCGCTCCTTCGCAGCTGGCTTCATCTTCACCACCGCCCTGCCCCCGATGATCCTGGCCGGGGCCCTGGAGTCAATCCGGTTCCTGAGGAGCCGTAAGGGGCAGGTGCTCCGCAGGTCTCACCAGCGGAACGTCAAACACATGAGGCAGCTGCTGATGGATAAGGGCCTACCTGTGGTCAACTGTCCGAGCCACATCATCCCCATACAG GTAGGAAATGCTGAGCTGAACACCAAGGTGTGTGACATCCTGCTGGAGAAGCACAACATATATGTTCAGGCCATCAACTACCCCACAGTGCCTCGTGGTGAGGAGCTGCTGAGGCTGGCGCCGTCTCCTCACCACAACCCGGCCATGATGGAGTACTTTGTGG AGAAACTGGTGGAGGTGTGGCACGACGTGGGGCTCCTGGTCAACGGCCCGGCGACAGCTTCCTGCAACTTCTGTGACCGCCCGCTTCATTTCGACCTCATGACTGAGTGGGAGAAATCCTACTTCGGCAACATGGAACCACAATACATCAAAGTGCAGGCATAA